Within the Polaribacter pectinis genome, the region GTTTTCTGAAATTGTAATTGCATCTGTAAAACCTTGTAAAGGATGCCCAGTAGCACTCTCCATATTTATAACCGGTACAGAAGCATATTTTACAAAAGAAGATAAAACCAATTCACTTTCGTCTTTTTCTTTCTCAATTAAAGTAGGGAAAGCTCTAACTGCAATTACATCACAATACTGCGAAACGACTTGCGCAGCTTCTTTAATGTGCTCTGCTGTATTTCCATTCATAATTGTACCGTCCAAAAATTCAATTCCCCAAGCATCACCAGAAACATTCATTACAATAGGATTCATTCCTAAATTTAATGCTGCTTTTTGAGTACTTAAACGTGTTCTTAAACTTGAATTAAAAAATAACAATCCCAATGTTTTGTTTTTTCCTAATTCAATATCTTTTAATGGATTTTTCTTAAGCGCTTTTGCTTCTTTAATCCAAGAATTAATATCGTCGATATCGTTTATGTGTGTGTAATTTTTCATGTTCTTATTTTTTCGACAAGGGGTTTAAATCCCTTGCAATAAATATTACTTTATCTTAGTAAACGGAATTTTATTTTCAAACGCATTTGTAATAAAATTATCCTTTAAACCATTTACAATCCAAGTTTCTATATTTGCTTTTTTTGCAACTGCAACAGCTTCAATTTTAGATTCCATTCCCCCAGTTCCCAAAGAAGATTTAGAATTGACAACCTCTTTTCTTAAGTCTTCAAAATTTGATACTGTTTCTATCGTTTTTGGTGCATTATTTTTGATGGATTCTTTTGTGTAAATTCCATCTGTATTTGTAGCAATTACTAATAAATTTACCTCTAATAAAGACGCTGTTAAAGCGGCTAATTTATCGTTATCACCAAATTTTATTTCATCTGTAGCAACAGTGTCATTTTCGTTGATAATAGGAATATAGTTATTGCTCACTAAAACATTAATTGTATTTACAATATTTGTTTTACTTTCTTGTTTTTCAAAATCTGAATAGGAGAGAAGGCATTGAGAAGTTAACAAACCATATTCTCTAAAAATTTCTTGATAAATTCTAATTAAATGTGGCTGACCAATAGATGCCAAAGCTTGTTTTACAAAAACTTCTTCGTGTTTACTTTCTAATTTTACAAACTGTTTCGCAACTGCAATTGCACCAGAACTTACAATAACAAACTCACAAGAATCTTTTAATTTTGCAATCTGATTTGCAATATCTTCAATTTTCCCTCTTGAAATATTATTGGTTTCTTTTGTTAAAGTATTAGAACCAACTTTTAGTAAAATTCTTTTCTTTTTTTGCATTGTATTTATTTTTTTCTCACAAAGTCACATAGCTTTTGACTGCCAACTGCCGACTGAAAAACTGCTAACTATTTTCTTATTTGTCCATTTCCAAAAATGTACCATTTATTAGTTACCAAATGTTGCAAACCAATTGGGCCACGTTGGTGTAATTTATCTGTACTTATTGCTAATTCGCCACCCAAACCTAATTGACCACCATCTGTAAATCTTGTGGAAGCATTATGATAAACTGCAGCAGTATCTACATTTTCCATAAATAATTTTGCTTCAATTTCATTTTTTGTAATAATTGCAGAAGAATGTCCACCAGAATATTTGTTAA harbors:
- a CDS encoding acetylornithine carbamoyltransferase, whose protein sequence is MKNYTHINDIDDINSWIKEAKALKKNPLKDIELGKNKTLGLLFFNSSLRTRLSTQKAALNLGMNPIVMNVSGDAWGIEFLDGTIMNGNTAEHIKEAAQVVSQYCDVIAVRAFPTLIEKEKDESELVLSSFVKYASVPVINMESATGHPLQGFTDAITISENATKKKPKVVLSWAPHIKALPHAVGNSFVQAMQKMDVEFVITNPEGYNLNPEITKDTPIYHNQKEALKDADFVYTKNWSSYDDYGKILKTDSDWMITNEKIGNAKFMHCLPVRRNLVVEDAVLDGENSLVIEQANNRTFAAQLVLKKILHNKGF
- the proB gene encoding glutamate 5-kinase; translated protein: MQKKKRILLKVGSNTLTKETNNISRGKIEDIANQIAKLKDSCEFVIVSSGAIAVAKQFVKLESKHEEVFVKQALASIGQPHLIRIYQEIFREYGLLTSQCLLSYSDFEKQESKTNIVNTINVLVSNNYIPIINENDTVATDEIKFGDNDKLAALTASLLEVNLLVIATNTDGIYTKESIKNNAPKTIETVSNFEDLRKEVVNSKSSLGTGGMESKIEAVAVAKKANIETWIVNGLKDNFITNAFENKIPFTKIK